The Fodinibius saliphilus genome segment CTACCTATGAGCGTTCCCTGGAACTGTTGCAACGCGTGAAAGATCAGGGTATTAAATCGAAGACCGGCATCATGGTTGGTTTTGGTGAAAAGCGCGAACAGGTTATTGAATTGATGCAAGATTGTGTAGACCACGATGTGGATGTGTTGACAATTGGCCAATATATGCAACCAACCAAGATGCACCAACCGGTAGAGGAGTGGGTCCATCCCGACCAGTTTGCAGAATACAAAGAGATTGGAGAAGAATTGGGAATTGGACATGTAGAAAGCGGGCCGCTGGTTCGATCTTCATACCATGCCGAAGAGCACGTTTAGTTAACTTGAAAAAGTTCTCTGAAATTTCGGTCGAGATTTAATTCTGATCCTATATATTTGCAGGGTTCAGTTACCTTTCAATTAATCACTTTATATGCTAGCACTTGGTGTTGTTCTACTGTTCAGTTATTTAGTTGGTTCAATCCCATCTTCAATATGGGTTGGAAAACTTGTTAAGGGTGTAGATATTCGAAATCACGGTAGTGGTAATGCCGGTGCCACCAACACTTTTCGCTTGTTGGGGTGGCCCTCAGGCGTAACCGTTCTTGCGATCGATTTTTTCAAAGGGTTTGCCAGTTCACTCTGGATAAGTCAGCTTGCCTATCATATCGCGTCCGGCCCTGTAGCTCTTTTTGAGTATTGGAGTGTAGATCCTTTTCTAAGTATCACTTGTGGGATAGCAGCCATTATTGGCCATATGTTCCCCTTATATGCTAATTTTGACGGAGGAAAAGGGATGGCTACGGCAGCAGGAATGTTGTGTGGAATTGAGCCGATCTCGGTCGGAATTGCAGCCGCGGTATTTACCGTTGTGATGTTAGCCAGCCGGTATGTTTCGCTGGCATCGTTGGTAGCTGCTTTTGTATATCCGTTGGTACTTGTAATGCTTCGTTACGGTTTTGGCTGGCAACTTGATGGAAGTATTTTAATTTTTGGTGCCCTTGCCGGCCTCGGAATCATTGTAAAACACCGGGGTAATATTAAACGGTTATTAAATGGAACAGAGAACCAGGTTAGT includes the following:
- the plsY gene encoding glycerol-3-phosphate 1-O-acyltransferase PlsY translates to MLALGVVLLFSYLVGSIPSSIWVGKLVKGVDIRNHGSGNAGATNTFRLLGWPSGVTVLAIDFFKGFASSLWISQLAYHIASGPVALFEYWSVDPFLSITCGIAAIIGHMFPLYANFDGGKGMATAAGMLCGIEPISVGIAAAVFTVVMLASRYVSLASLVAAFVYPLVLVMLRYGFGWQLDGSILIFGALAGLGIIVKHRGNIKRLLNGTENQVSSFKPAVGWLNKEEKPQSGS